In Rhodopirellula islandica, one DNA window encodes the following:
- a CDS encoding transglutaminase domain-containing protein, producing MRQPLIALILPTLLLGLSGLASAEFDTDRLALAGDNRAELEQALADAPADQREGIEFLIANMPESDLQTLSADYLLENTRLAYQAWTDAPWAKEIPKDIFLNNVLPYASINERRDEWRADFRTRCLPMMEGASSPSEAAALINQKLFKNVGVKYSTRRVKADQSPLESMETGLASCTGLSVLLIDACRSVGIPARFVGTPLWFNQSGNHSWVEVWDDGWHFTGAAEPTGNELDRGWFVANATKADRSSKAHAIYATSLKQTPLSFPCVWNRKLRSIPAVNVTDRYVALQKSLPPGMTESLFVVHGADGNRASCRLRVLDGDEVVFEGQTNDEGFDANDHLRVELKQQHKYSVLIGEGDQVIRDTIITDADEELHEHHLVSVDAVSESQANESVAAIKALRDYLQSQPAADLKTIRAQSFSDVALTADDVVRARKILAEHHKQTLLKTRSEEMKARVLVHGDHEMPFDYRVFGEAPEEGRSLYISMHGGGGAPKAVNDRQWENQKRLYQPEEGVYVAPRAPTDTWNLWHQKHIDPMFVRLIENMVAFENVNPNRVYVMGYSAGGDGVYQLAPRLSDRWAAAAMMAGHPNETSALGLRNVPFALQMGGKDAAYKRNQIAADWQTKLAKLQEADPEGYEHFVKIYPNKGHWMDREDAVALPWMAEHTRNVTPSKIVWVQDDVTHSHFYWLGVEESSVKAGATIIAAVDGQTIDLISSDVNKINVFLDDRFIDLDQPIQITSSGQMLFEGQVTRTLKTLVTTLDERSDSELAFSTFVEVEMPKPFPQSLVPAKDLPRYTAAKIDTELTIDGRLDEEAWQQARKTTSFVDLVSGQPTRYDTRSSILWDDEFLYIGFWLEEPNVDAEYKDRDDPIYYDNDVEVFIAGKDAYYEFEINSYGTVYEGFFVWQEAYEKGGYASDPQLAKDAPNQQEFDGVGFTDHPRGKRIAFLGYDFPNFKSAVHINGTLNDDSDVDQGWTVELAFPWKEMKWLAKGDNRSLPPKVGDQWRIDLFRFNKTKAPEPATDSSGWALGKHGVWDSHIPEIFPIITFAEE from the coding sequence ATGAGACAGCCGTTGATTGCCTTGATTCTTCCGACGCTCCTCCTCGGCCTTTCTGGACTCGCATCGGCGGAGTTCGACACCGATCGACTGGCTCTGGCGGGAGACAACCGTGCGGAACTGGAACAAGCGCTGGCAGATGCACCAGCGGATCAACGGGAAGGGATCGAGTTCCTGATTGCGAATATGCCCGAGAGTGATCTGCAAACGCTTTCGGCGGACTACCTGTTGGAAAACACTCGACTGGCCTATCAAGCTTGGACCGATGCACCGTGGGCAAAGGAGATTCCCAAAGACATCTTCCTCAACAATGTTCTGCCCTACGCGAGCATCAACGAGCGACGCGACGAGTGGCGAGCCGATTTTCGAACACGATGCCTGCCGATGATGGAAGGAGCGAGCTCACCGAGCGAAGCGGCCGCTTTGATCAATCAAAAACTATTCAAAAACGTCGGCGTCAAATATTCCACCCGGCGAGTGAAAGCGGATCAAAGCCCACTGGAATCAATGGAGACCGGATTGGCGTCGTGCACCGGTTTGTCGGTGTTGCTGATTGATGCTTGTCGATCCGTTGGGATCCCCGCTCGGTTTGTGGGCACGCCCCTGTGGTTCAATCAATCCGGAAATCACTCGTGGGTGGAAGTCTGGGACGATGGCTGGCATTTCACAGGTGCCGCGGAGCCAACCGGAAACGAACTGGATCGTGGTTGGTTCGTCGCCAATGCAACCAAAGCAGACCGTTCGTCAAAAGCTCACGCGATCTATGCAACCAGTCTCAAACAGACCCCGCTCTCGTTCCCATGCGTTTGGAATCGAAAGCTACGAAGCATTCCCGCTGTGAACGTGACCGACCGCTACGTTGCTCTTCAAAAGTCATTGCCGCCCGGCATGACTGAGTCGTTGTTCGTGGTGCATGGTGCGGATGGGAACCGAGCCAGTTGCCGATTGCGAGTCCTGGATGGCGACGAAGTTGTCTTTGAAGGTCAAACCAACGACGAAGGATTCGATGCCAACGATCATCTTCGCGTGGAACTGAAACAACAACACAAGTACTCGGTCTTGATTGGCGAAGGCGATCAAGTCATTCGTGACACCATCATCACCGATGCGGATGAGGAGTTGCATGAGCACCACCTCGTCTCCGTCGATGCGGTTTCCGAATCACAGGCGAATGAATCCGTCGCCGCGATCAAAGCTCTCCGCGATTACCTCCAGTCCCAACCGGCAGCGGATCTCAAGACGATCCGCGCTCAATCGTTCAGCGATGTCGCACTGACCGCGGACGATGTTGTCCGCGCCAGAAAGATCCTTGCAGAGCATCACAAGCAAACTCTGCTCAAAACGCGTTCCGAGGAAATGAAGGCTCGGGTGTTGGTCCACGGCGATCATGAGATGCCGTTTGACTATCGCGTTTTTGGCGAAGCACCCGAAGAAGGTCGCAGTCTCTACATCTCTATGCACGGCGGTGGTGGTGCCCCGAAAGCGGTCAACGATCGTCAGTGGGAAAACCAGAAACGTTTGTATCAACCCGAAGAAGGTGTCTACGTGGCTCCGCGAGCTCCGACCGACACCTGGAACCTGTGGCATCAAAAGCACATCGATCCGATGTTCGTGCGTTTGATTGAAAACATGGTCGCGTTTGAAAACGTCAATCCAAATCGCGTTTACGTGATGGGTTATTCCGCTGGCGGTGATGGCGTGTATCAACTGGCACCTCGTTTGTCCGACCGCTGGGCAGCCGCCGCGATGATGGCGGGACATCCCAACGAAACGTCGGCACTGGGTCTCCGCAACGTTCCCTTCGCGTTGCAAATGGGAGGCAAAGACGCGGCCTACAAACGCAACCAAATCGCTGCCGATTGGCAAACGAAGCTGGCCAAACTGCAGGAAGCTGATCCCGAGGGATACGAACACTTCGTGAAGATCTACCCGAACAAAGGGCACTGGATGGATCGCGAAGATGCAGTCGCGCTTCCTTGGATGGCCGAGCACACTCGAAACGTGACCCCGTCCAAGATTGTGTGGGTCCAGGACGATGTGACCCACTCGCATTTCTATTGGTTGGGCGTGGAAGAGTCGTCGGTCAAAGCCGGTGCGACCATCATCGCAGCCGTCGACGGTCAAACGATTGACTTGATCTCCTCAGACGTGAACAAGATCAACGTCTTCTTGGATGACCGATTCATCGACTTGGACCAACCGATCCAGATCACCAGCAGTGGTCAAATGCTGTTCGAGGGCCAAGTCACGCGAACTCTGAAAACACTCGTGACAACCCTCGACGAGCGATCCGATTCCGAGCTCGCATTTTCGACTTTCGTCGAAGTGGAGATGCCCAAGCCGTTCCCTCAATCGTTGGTCCCTGCCAAGGATTTGCCGCGATACACCGCGGCGAAGATTGATACTGAGCTGACGATCGATGGTCGCTTGGACGAGGAAGCTTGGCAGCAAGCCCGCAAGACCACCTCCTTTGTCGACTTGGTCAGCGGACAACCCACTCGCTACGACACCCGCTCATCCATCCTGTGGGATGACGAGTTTCTTTACATCGGATTCTGGTTGGAGGAGCCCAATGTCGACGCGGAGTACAAAGACCGTGACGATCCGATTTACTACGACAACGACGTCGAAGTCTTCATCGCTGGAAAGGACGCCTACTACGAGTTCGAGATCAATTCCTATGGAACCGTCTACGAAGGTTTCTTTGTATGGCAGGAAGCGTACGAGAAAGGTGGTTATGCATCCGACCCACAACTCGCCAAAGACGCTCCGAATCAACAGGAGTTCGATGGCGTTGGGTTCACCGACCATCCACGCGGTAAACGCATCGCGTTTCTAGGCTACGACTTTCCCAATTTCAAATCCGCCGTTCACATCAACGGGACCTTGAACGACGATTCCGACGTCGATCAAGGCTGGACGGTCGAGTTGGCGTTTCCATGGAAAGAGATGAAATGGCTTGCCAAAGGCGACAACCGATCGCTGCCACCCAAGGTCGGCGACCAGTGGCGAATCGACCTCTTCCGATTCAACAAGACCAAGGCCCCCGAACCCGCCACCGACTCCAGCGGTTGGGCCCTCGGCAAACACGGAGTCTGGGACTCCCACATTCCCGAAATCTTCCCCATCATCACCTTCGCGGAGGAGTGA
- a CDS encoding cysteine synthase family protein, with protein sequence MTNHPASYSYATEAISTPIAPVKLSDDGPVIWCKLEYHNPSGSTKDRIARFILGKAIRSGLLGRGDAVVEASSGSTSISLALMCAQFGLRFTAVMPRGVSSERIKMIRAFGAEVILTPAEEGVGGAMALADEIAGRGEAFASKQFENPDNPAAHRYQTAAEIIAQVPSRSVDAVVSGVGTGGTLVGLYQGFCDFGCNTRPVLARPVCSDGLYELECSSFSKKIPGVVESASAIFRDAHLPGLRQVDVKDSVALACCRQLIRRGFPVGPSSGLNFAAALEAARDLPPDATIVTVFPDRMERYFSTPLFSDSVEEFECDPAQTCC encoded by the coding sequence ATGACGAATCATCCGGCTTCGTACAGCTATGCAACCGAAGCGATCTCAACTCCGATTGCGCCGGTGAAACTGTCCGATGATGGGCCAGTCATTTGGTGCAAGCTGGAATATCACAACCCGAGTGGCTCCACCAAAGATCGGATCGCTCGTTTCATCTTGGGAAAGGCAATCCGAAGCGGGTTGCTGGGCCGTGGTGATGCGGTGGTCGAAGCATCGAGCGGGTCGACCAGCATTTCGCTTGCGTTGATGTGCGCCCAGTTTGGTTTGCGATTCACTGCGGTCATGCCGCGCGGGGTGAGTTCCGAACGGATCAAGATGATTCGAGCGTTTGGAGCCGAAGTGATCCTGACACCCGCGGAGGAAGGCGTGGGCGGAGCGATGGCATTGGCAGATGAGATCGCCGGTCGAGGAGAGGCGTTCGCAAGCAAGCAGTTTGAGAATCCAGACAACCCGGCGGCACATCGCTATCAAACCGCCGCGGAGATCATCGCTCAAGTTCCTTCTCGTTCGGTGGATGCGGTCGTCAGTGGGGTCGGAACGGGTGGCACCTTGGTCGGGCTGTACCAGGGGTTCTGCGATTTCGGATGCAACACTCGGCCGGTGCTGGCTCGGCCGGTCTGCTCCGATGGCCTGTACGAGTTGGAGTGTTCCAGTTTCAGCAAGAAGATACCGGGAGTGGTGGAAAGTGCTTCGGCAATCTTCCGCGATGCCCATCTGCCCGGACTCAGACAAGTCGATGTGAAAGACAGCGTGGCTTTGGCGTGTTGTCGCCAACTGATCCGACGCGGATTTCCTGTCGGGCCCAGTTCGGGGTTGAACTTCGCCGCGGCCCTGGAAGCCGCACGTGATCTCCCGCCCGATGCAACCATTGTCACGGTCTTTCCCGACCGCATGGAACGCTACTTCTCGACGCCGTTGTTCAGCGACTCAGTAGAAGAGTTCGAATGCGACCCTGCCCAGACATGTTGCTGA
- a CDS encoding DUF1573 domain-containing protein, with protein sequence MATPIPLGLGDLPRLLSIAALSFGFSSFGSIAPANGESIEELKIDSAFALDADSGKAVARLELGKLETGKEYRIRWNATNKSGKKISFDKAELTCSCTDLSPRFATLLPGETFNATFSIRTNMNPGTNESGGGFWLKHREKPSAHVIYKYQVKNYLGFGDDMVIVVFRGEQTTQNFECTIVGDQKHRPTDLRFSQEGLSSKVELQFDPSTSILKGTVKLAQGIDQGETEAGSLKLFAEGDVPGKKSVPILVQREPKISVTPKTFRFFPTEITEETADSEDYKASVLVSAFGDDLKGKTITAAIRINNHLHPATVKRLANGIWRVNTQLKKPFFLKHPDYTPGRSFVLPAHLEIQLGDSSNTVPVVLRFPPQES encoded by the coding sequence ATGGCTACTCCAATTCCGTTGGGCTTGGGTGATCTCCCTCGCCTATTGTCGATCGCTGCGTTGTCTTTCGGATTTTCCTCCTTCGGTTCAATCGCCCCAGCAAACGGTGAATCGATAGAAGAACTAAAAATTGACTCCGCATTCGCATTGGATGCGGATTCTGGAAAAGCGGTTGCCCGCCTGGAACTTGGGAAGCTCGAAACAGGAAAGGAATACCGCATTCGTTGGAATGCAACCAACAAGTCTGGAAAGAAAATTAGCTTTGACAAAGCAGAACTGACATGCAGTTGCACAGATCTCTCACCAAGATTTGCAACACTCTTGCCTGGCGAAACATTCAATGCCACCTTCTCAATCCGCACCAACATGAACCCCGGCACGAATGAAAGCGGAGGAGGCTTCTGGCTAAAACACAGAGAGAAACCATCCGCTCACGTAATTTACAAATACCAGGTCAAAAACTACCTCGGGTTTGGCGATGACATGGTCATCGTTGTCTTTCGCGGAGAACAAACCACGCAAAATTTCGAATGCACCATAGTAGGGGACCAAAAACACCGCCCGACTGATCTCCGTTTCAGCCAAGAAGGGCTTTCGTCCAAAGTTGAGCTGCAGTTTGACCCGTCAACATCAATACTCAAAGGAACCGTGAAGTTAGCTCAAGGTATCGACCAAGGTGAGACAGAGGCAGGATCGCTAAAGCTATTTGCTGAAGGAGATGTGCCCGGAAAGAAATCTGTGCCAATTCTAGTTCAGCGTGAACCCAAGATATCCGTTACCCCGAAGACCTTTCGTTTTTTCCCAACTGAAATAACGGAAGAGACAGCCGACAGCGAGGACTACAAAGCATCGGTTCTGGTGAGCGCATTTGGGGATGACTTAAAGGGAAAAACGATCACAGCAGCTATTCGAATTAACAACCACCTCCACCCCGCTACGGTCAAGCGACTCGCAAACGGGATATGGAGAGTGAACACACAACTTAAGAAGCCGTTTTTTCTGAAACACCCTGACTACACACCTGGACGTTCTTTCGTTCTACCTGCGCATTTAGAGATTCAACTCGGTGACTCCTCAAATACCGTACCCGTTGTTTTACGTTTCCCACCTCAAGAGAGCTAG
- a CDS encoding pyridoxal-phosphate dependent enzyme: protein MCAQFGLRFTAVMPRGVSSERIKMIRAFGAEVILTPAEEGVGGAMALADEIAGRGEAFASKQFENPDNPAAHRYQTAAEIIAQVPSRSVDAVVSGVGTGGTLVGLYQGFCDFGCNTRPVLARPVCSDGLYELECSSFSKKIPGVVESASAIFRDAHLPGLRQVDVKDSVALACCRQLIRRGFPVGPSSGLNFAAALEAARDLPPDSTIVTVFPDRMERYFSTPLFSDSVEELECDPAQTCC from the coding sequence ATGTGCGCCCAGTTTGGTTTGCGATTCACTGCGGTCATGCCGCGCGGGGTGAGTTCCGAACGGATCAAGATGATTCGAGCGTTTGGAGCCGAAGTGATCCTGACACCCGCGGAGGAAGGCGTGGGCGGAGCGATGGCATTGGCAGATGAGATCGCCGGTCGAGGAGAGGCGTTCGCAAGCAAGCAGTTTGAGAATCCAGACAACCCGGCGGCACATCGCTATCAAACCGCCGCGGAGATCATCGCTCAAGTTCCTTCTCGTTCGGTGGATGCGGTCGTCAGTGGGGTCGGAACGGGTGGCACCTTGGTCGGGCTGTACCAGGGGTTCTGCGATTTCGGATGCAACACTCGGCCGGTGCTGGCTCGGCCGGTCTGCTCCGATGGCCTGTACGAGTTGGAGTGTTCCAGTTTCAGCAAGAAGATACCGGGAGTGGTGGAAAGTGCTTCGGCAATCTTCCGCGATGCCCATCTGCCCGGACTCAGACAAGTCGATGTGAAAGACAGCGTGGCTTTGGCGTGTTGTCGCCAACTGATCCGGCGTGGATTTCCCGTCGGGCCAAGTTCAGGGTTGAACTTCGCCGCGGCCCTGGAAGCCGCACGCGATCTCCCGCCCGATTCAACGATTGTCACGGTCTTTCCCGACCGCATGGAACGCTACTTCTCGACGCCGTTGTTCAGCGACTCAGTGGAAGAGTTGGAATGCGATCCTGCCCAGACATGTTGCTGA
- a CDS encoding aldehyde dehydrogenase family protein, whose protein sequence is MSTTLPEFAPPKVRHTQLFIDGQWRDSASGKTFATINPATEEEICQVAEGDKEDIDAAVAAARRAFDSGPWRTMDARDRGRLMMKLADAIENEIDELAQLETLDNGKPLRESRHADLPLVIDALRYYAGYADKIQGETVPIRGNYLCYTRKEPVGVVGQIIPWNFPMLMTAWKWGPALATGCTIVMKPAEQTPLTCLRMAQIAKDVGFPDGVINVVPGFGPTAGGALVDHPGVDKIAFTGEHRTAQLIMKNSAQSLKRLTFELGGKSPNVIFSDADLDAAVQGSFVGLYLNQGQCCCAGSRVFVEESIHEAFVEKLTDLTNKRVVGNPFEHTTEQGPQIDQAQFDKIMSYIDKGNQQGASCVSGGKRSGDRGYFIEPTVFTDVQDDMAIARDEIFGPVMSVLSFKDSDDILKRANDTMFGLAAAVWTQDIKKAHHFAANVRAGTVWVNCYDVFDAAAPFGGFKMSGQGRELGTEGLKAYLESKTVTVAL, encoded by the coding sequence ATGTCGACAACACTTCCGGAATTCGCACCTCCCAAGGTTCGCCACACCCAGTTGTTCATCGACGGCCAGTGGCGTGATTCGGCCAGCGGAAAAACGTTCGCCACGATCAACCCCGCGACCGAAGAAGAGATCTGTCAGGTCGCTGAAGGTGACAAGGAAGACATCGACGCCGCAGTGGCCGCGGCACGCAGAGCCTTCGACTCGGGACCTTGGCGGACGATGGACGCTCGCGATCGCGGACGGCTGATGATGAAGCTAGCCGATGCGATCGAGAACGAGATCGATGAGCTGGCTCAACTCGAAACACTCGACAACGGGAAACCCCTTCGCGAATCGCGGCACGCGGATTTGCCCCTGGTGATCGATGCGTTGCGCTACTACGCCGGCTACGCAGACAAGATCCAAGGCGAAACGGTTCCCATTCGTGGCAACTACCTCTGCTACACCCGGAAAGAACCGGTCGGTGTGGTTGGGCAGATCATCCCTTGGAACTTCCCCATGCTGATGACCGCCTGGAAGTGGGGACCGGCTCTCGCCACCGGCTGCACGATCGTGATGAAGCCCGCTGAACAGACGCCGCTGACCTGCCTGCGAATGGCCCAGATTGCCAAAGACGTCGGCTTCCCCGATGGCGTCATCAATGTCGTGCCGGGCTTTGGCCCGACCGCCGGTGGAGCCCTGGTCGACCATCCTGGCGTCGACAAAATCGCCTTCACGGGAGAACACCGGACGGCTCAGTTGATCATGAAGAACTCCGCCCAATCGTTGAAACGACTGACGTTTGAACTGGGCGGCAAAAGTCCCAATGTGATCTTCAGCGACGCGGACTTGGACGCTGCTGTGCAAGGCAGCTTCGTGGGTCTGTATCTGAACCAAGGCCAATGTTGCTGTGCCGGCAGTCGCGTGTTCGTGGAAGAATCGATTCACGAAGCCTTCGTCGAAAAACTAACCGATTTGACAAACAAACGCGTCGTCGGCAACCCATTTGAACACACCACCGAACAGGGTCCTCAAATCGACCAAGCTCAATTCGACAAGATCATGAGCTACATCGACAAAGGCAACCAGCAAGGCGCGTCCTGCGTCAGTGGTGGCAAGCGTTCTGGTGATCGTGGTTACTTCATTGAGCCGACCGTGTTCACCGACGTTCAAGACGACATGGCGATCGCTCGCGATGAGATCTTCGGTCCTGTGATGAGCGTGCTGTCATTCAAAGACAGCGACGACATTCTGAAACGAGCCAACGACACGATGTTTGGATTAGCGGCTGCCGTGTGGACACAAGACATCAAGAAAGCCCACCACTTCGCCGCCAACGTTCGCGCGGGAACCGTGTGGGTCAACTGCTACGACGTCTTCGACGCCGCCGCTCCGTTTGGCGGATTCAAGATGAGTGGTCAAGGTCGTGAGCTAGGAACCGAAGGCCTGAAGGCTTACCTGGAAAGCAAAACCGTCACGGTCGCTCTTTGA
- a CDS encoding LOG family protein: MTDENENLPAEAIGEDELQRPQPIDDPISDNQSQDLYQVMRHTIERLEKDNTARGDVKILSRTIRELRYAFKVFRPYRRRRKVTIFGSARTAPDRPDYQSAVDLGRRMAAHGWMIITGAGGGIMEAGHKGAGRDASMGLNIMLPFEQGANEYIENDPKLVTLKYFFTRKLMFLKECSGIVCLPGGFGTLDEGLEVLTLLQTGKQTMMPLIFLDHPGGSYWKDLGKFIDKQLMCNGMISPEDVALYKITNSVDEAVEELLTFYDVYHSQRYVGDQLVLRMKRALSEETLELIRTEFADILKSGTFEQTGPLPVESSEPELADFPRLIFHFNRRGLGRLRMLINQINGHPLTTTPDPEC; the protein is encoded by the coding sequence ATGACCGACGAAAACGAAAATTTGCCAGCCGAAGCCATTGGCGAAGATGAATTGCAACGGCCGCAACCGATCGATGATCCGATCTCCGACAACCAGTCGCAGGACTTGTACCAAGTCATGCGGCACACGATCGAGCGATTGGAAAAGGACAACACGGCTCGCGGTGATGTGAAGATCCTTTCCCGAACGATCCGGGAACTGCGGTACGCATTCAAAGTCTTTCGGCCATATCGTCGGCGACGCAAAGTCACCATCTTCGGATCGGCCAGAACGGCTCCGGATCGTCCGGATTACCAATCCGCGGTCGACCTGGGCCGGCGGATGGCGGCTCACGGTTGGATGATCATCACCGGTGCCGGCGGCGGCATCATGGAAGCCGGTCACAAAGGCGCCGGACGCGATGCATCGATGGGCCTGAACATCATGCTGCCGTTCGAACAAGGCGCCAACGAATACATCGAGAACGATCCCAAGTTGGTCACGCTGAAGTACTTCTTCACTCGCAAGTTGATGTTCTTGAAAGAGTGCAGTGGCATCGTCTGCTTGCCCGGCGGATTCGGAACGCTGGATGAAGGCCTCGAAGTCCTGACGCTGCTTCAGACTGGCAAGCAAACCATGATGCCGTTGATTTTCCTCGATCATCCCGGCGGCAGTTACTGGAAGGACTTGGGTAAATTCATTGACAAGCAACTGATGTGCAACGGCATGATCAGTCCCGAGGACGTGGCCCTCTACAAAATCACCAACTCGGTCGATGAAGCCGTCGAAGAGCTACTGACGTTCTATGACGTGTATCACTCCCAACGTTACGTCGGTGATCAGTTGGTGCTGCGGATGAAGCGAGCGTTGTCGGAAGAAACCTTGGAATTGATCCGCACCGAATTCGCGGACATTTTGAAGAGCGGCACGTTCGAACAAACCGGACCGCTGCCCGTCGAATCCAGCGAGCCCGAACTGGCGGATTTCCCCCGCTTGATCTTCCACTTCAACCGGCGTGGCCTTGGTCGATTGCGAATGTTGATCAACCAAATCAACGGCCATCCTCTGACCACCACCCCCGATCCCGAGTGCTGA
- the larC gene encoding nickel pincer cofactor biosynthesis protein LarC encodes MTKTLHFDCLSGISGDMTLGALIDLGVSVDQIQQGLQSLNLPDLKLRTEEVKKCGFRAVQIHIDHPPEKAHRHLHHIDAMIDEASEINESAKALAKKIFLCVGEAEAKVHGCSLRKVHFHEVGAIDSIADIVGVAIAIDALDIQHATSSTIPTGTGAITIDHGRVAVPAPATAEILTGVPLMACDIESELTTPTGAAIIKTLARSFGPPPAMTPLRVGYGSGTRDLEGQANVLRVTLGELAEASSSQGQIETDRVTLLESNIDDATAEQLANVSELLMNAEALDVWQTPIVMKKGRLATTVSVLCDAGRIGALQTLLFTQTSTIGIRRTEMNRSKLARESQTVQTPDGPATGKTVRLPDGTLRFSLENDEVKRLSAATGKSADQIRAEAQAAFAGLIAEGREPSGPA; translated from the coding sequence ATGACAAAAACACTGCACTTTGACTGTTTATCGGGAATCAGCGGCGACATGACCTTGGGCGCCCTGATCGATTTGGGCGTGTCCGTGGACCAGATCCAGCAGGGGCTGCAATCGCTGAATCTGCCGGATTTGAAGCTGCGGACCGAGGAAGTGAAAAAGTGCGGTTTTCGAGCCGTGCAAATTCACATCGATCACCCGCCGGAAAAGGCTCATCGGCATCTGCACCACATCGATGCGATGATCGACGAGGCCAGCGAGATCAACGAATCCGCCAAGGCTCTCGCGAAAAAAATCTTTCTGTGCGTGGGCGAAGCGGAAGCCAAGGTCCATGGTTGCTCGCTTCGGAAAGTTCACTTCCACGAGGTTGGCGCGATCGATTCCATCGCGGACATCGTCGGCGTGGCGATCGCGATCGATGCGTTGGACATTCAACACGCGACGTCATCGACCATTCCCACCGGGACCGGTGCGATCACGATTGATCATGGCCGCGTTGCTGTGCCTGCGCCTGCCACCGCGGAAATCCTGACGGGTGTGCCGTTGATGGCTTGCGACATCGAATCGGAACTGACCACGCCCACCGGGGCCGCAATCATCAAGACGCTGGCTCGATCGTTTGGTCCGCCTCCGGCGATGACTCCGTTGCGAGTGGGCTACGGATCGGGAACGCGTGATCTGGAAGGCCAGGCCAACGTGTTGCGGGTGACGCTGGGTGAGCTTGCCGAAGCGAGCTCTTCCCAAGGTCAAATCGAAACCGATCGAGTCACCTTGCTGGAAAGCAACATCGACGATGCGACGGCGGAGCAGTTGGCCAATGTCAGCGAGCTGTTGATGAACGCGGAAGCGCTCGATGTTTGGCAGACTCCCATCGTGATGAAAAAGGGACGCTTGGCGACAACCGTCTCGGTGCTGTGCGACGCCGGCCGAATCGGTGCGTTGCAAACGTTGCTCTTCACCCAAACCAGCACGATTGGAATTCGTCGGACGGAGATGAATCGTTCGAAGCTGGCTCGCGAAAGTCAGACCGTGCAAACGCCGGACGGACCCGCGACGGGCAAGACGGTGCGATTGCCTGACGGAACGCTGCGGTTCTCGTTGGAAAACGACGAGGTCAAACGGTTGTCCGCCGCGACCGGAAAATCAGCCGACCAAATTCGTGCGGAAGCCCAGGCAGCGTTTGCCGGATTGATAGCGGAAGGGCGCGAGCCGTCCGGTCCCGCTTGA